The Hymenobacter oligotrophus genome segment ATGCGCCGCGCCCCTCGCGCGACCCGGCCCGCCGCCGTGATGCAGCCGCTCCGGCTCCCCTGTCGAAAACCCAAGTGTTCCGGATTTTTTCCGAGAACCCAGGCAAGGTGTTCAGCTACCGCCAGATTTCGCGCCGCCTAGGTGTCGTGAGCAAAGAGCAGCGCGAGGAGGTGTTTCACTACCTCAAGGACCTTAAGCGAAGCGGGCACATTGCCTTGCTCCAGAACGACGATTACCGCCTGGTGGAGCTGCCGGGTCGCTCCTTCAACGAGCGCCCCGACAACGACAAGCCCGCCCGCGACCGTGGCCCCAAGCGCGGCAAATTTGACCCCGGCTTTGTGGCCGAATTGGGCCAAGAGCCCGTGACGCATCGCCGCCGCACGCCCGGCTTCGACTTCCCTGGCACCACCGACCGCACCCACCGCCCCGGCAACTACCGGCACCGCGAGAATGGCGCCGGCGGACAGGAAATTACCGGCACCGTCGACCTGGCCAACAACAAGTACGCCTACATCGTGAGCGAAGAGCTCAGCGAAGATCTGCGCGTGTACACCGACCGCCTTGGCTTTGCCCTCGACGGTGACACCGTGCGGGTGCGCCTAGGCAAAGCCCGCGACGGCCGCCCCTCGGGCGACGTGGTGGAGGTAGTGGAGCGCCGCAAGGAAGAAGTAGTCGGCCGCCTGATGATGCAGGCTGGCTTCGGCTTTGTGCAGCCCGACAACAAGCGCATCTACTTCGATGTGTTTGTGCCCGGCCACGCGTTTGCCGATGCCAAGAACGGCGACAAAGTGCTCGTGAAGATTACCGAATGGCCCGACGAGTTTGGCCGCCAGCCGGTGGGCGAAGTGCTGCGCAGCTTTGGCGCGGCCGGGGAGCACGAGGCCGAGATCCACGCCATCATGGCGGAGTTCGGTTTGCCCTTCGAGTTTCCCGAAGAAGTAGAGCGCGAGGCCAACGAAATTCCGGCCAACATCTCGGCCGAGGAAATTGCCAAGCGCCGCGACTTCCGCGACATCACCACTTTCACCATCGACCCCGTCGATGCCAAAGACTTCGACGATGCCCTCTCCTTGCGCAAGCTCGAGAACGGCAACTGGGAAGTAGGTGTGCACATCGCCGACGTGACGCACTACGTGCTGCCCGGCACCCGCCTCGAGAAGGAAGCCCATTGGCGGGCCACCTCGGTCTACCTCGTCGACCGCACCATCCCGATGCTGCCCGAGCGCCTCTCCAACGGCCTATGCTCGCTGCGCCCACACGAAGACAAGCTGACTTTCTCGGCCGTGTTCGAGCTCGACGAGCAAGGCAAGCTCTACGACGCGTGGTTTGGCCGCACCGTGATTCACTCCGACCGCCGCTTCACTTACGAGGAGGCGCAGGAGCGCATTGAGTCGGGCGAGGGCGACTTTGCCGACGAGGTAAACCTGCTCAACCGCATTGCCAAGGAGTTGCAGGCGGCCCGTTTCCGCAAGGGCGCCATCAGCTTTGAGGCTCCCGAGGTGAAGTTTAAGCTCGACGAGCACGGCAAGCCCGTGGGCGTGTATGTGAAGGAGCGCAAGGACGCGCACAAGCTGATTGAGGAGTTTATGCTGCTCGCCAACCGCAAAGTGGCTGAGTTTGTGTACCGCCTCAAAAAGACGAAGCCGCGCTTCACGATGGTATACCGCACCCACAACGCCCCCGACCCCGAACGGCTCGAGAACTTCGCGCTGTTTGCCCGCCAGTTTGGCTACGACCTGAACCTAGGCGAAGACGCCAACGTGAGCAAGGAGCTGAACAAGCTGACTGCTGAGGTAGAAGGCAAGCCCGAGCAGTCGGTGATTCAGGCGCTGGCCGTACGCTCCATGGCCAAGGCTATTTACACCACCGAAGCCCTAGGTCACTTCGGCCTGGCTTTCGACCACTACTCGCACTTCACCTCGCCCATCCGTCGCTACCCCGACATGATGGCCCACCGCCTGCTCGAGCACTACCTGCAGGGCGGCAAGAACGTGGATGCCGAGGAGCTAGAAGAAGACTGCAAGCACTCTTCGGAACGTGAGAAGCGGGCTGCCCAAGCCGAGCGCGCCAGCATCAAATACAAGCAAGTCGAGTTTATGGCCGAGCATGTAGGCGAAACGTTCACCGGCGTGGTTTCGGGCCTTACCGAGTGGGGCCTGTACGTGGAGATGGGCGAAACCAAGAGCGAAGGAATGGCCCGCCTGGCCGATATTCAGGAAGACTTTTTCGAG includes the following:
- the rnr gene encoding ribonuclease R; protein product: MRRNHDSADAPRPSRDPARRRDAAAPAPLSKTQVFRIFSENPGKVFSYRQISRRLGVVSKEQREEVFHYLKDLKRSGHIALLQNDDYRLVELPGRSFNERPDNDKPARDRGPKRGKFDPGFVAELGQEPVTHRRRTPGFDFPGTTDRTHRPGNYRHRENGAGGQEITGTVDLANNKYAYIVSEELSEDLRVYTDRLGFALDGDTVRVRLGKARDGRPSGDVVEVVERRKEEVVGRLMMQAGFGFVQPDNKRIYFDVFVPGHAFADAKNGDKVLVKITEWPDEFGRQPVGEVLRSFGAAGEHEAEIHAIMAEFGLPFEFPEEVEREANEIPANISAEEIAKRRDFRDITTFTIDPVDAKDFDDALSLRKLENGNWEVGVHIADVTHYVLPGTRLEKEAHWRATSVYLVDRTIPMLPERLSNGLCSLRPHEDKLTFSAVFELDEQGKLYDAWFGRTVIHSDRRFTYEEAQERIESGEGDFADEVNLLNRIAKELQAARFRKGAISFEAPEVKFKLDEHGKPVGVYVKERKDAHKLIEEFMLLANRKVAEFVYRLKKTKPRFTMVYRTHNAPDPERLENFALFARQFGYDLNLGEDANVSKELNKLTAEVEGKPEQSVIQALAVRSMAKAIYTTEALGHFGLAFDHYSHFTSPIRRYPDMMAHRLLEHYLQGGKNVDAEELEEDCKHSSEREKRAAQAERASIKYKQVEFMAEHVGETFTGVVSGLTEWGLYVEMGETKSEGMARLADIQEDFFELDKENLRIIGRNTGRIIRFGDEVKVIIKAANLLDRTIDLELVSLPRNAGRAARPREEFGDRAPRQRPSGRGVAGGTGGDGRSRREGGRSASDKPKPKGKGRSRYHG